GAAAGATCCTCGAGCGTCGTCGGTTCGTCCTTCAGGCGGCGTTCCACCAGGATCTTGCGCTCGCGCGGCGTCAAGGTCAGCATTGCCTTGTCCAGCAGCTTCTTGCGCATGCCGAATTCCTGGTCGTCGGCGACGCGGGTCTCCTGGCTCTCGGTCTCGTCGACCAGCCAATCCTGCCACTCGCCTTCGCCGTCGATGCGCAAGGGTGCGTTCAGGGAATGATCCGGTGCCATCAGGCGGCGGTTCATGTCGATGACGTCGCTTTCGCTGACCTTGAGGCGCGTCGCCACTTCGGTCACGTTCTCCGGCGTCATGTCGCCTTCTTCCAGCGCCTTGATCTGACCTTTGACGCGGCGGAGATTGAAGAACAGCTTCTTCTGCGCAGCCGTGGTGCCGAGCTTCACCAGCGACCACGAATGCAGGATGTATTCCTGGATGGCGGCGCGGATCCACCACATGGCATAGGTCGCCAGGCGGAAGCCGCGCTCGGGATCGAAGCGCTTCACCGCCTGCATCAGCCCGACATTGCCCTCGGAGATGACTTCCGACATGGGCAGGCCATAGCCGCGATAACCCATGGCGATCTTCGCCACGAGCCTTAGATGGCTGGTCACCATGCGGTGCGCCGCTTCCGGGTCCTGGTGCTCCTGCCAGCGTTTGGCCAGCATGAATTCTTCCGTGGGTTCCAGCATCGGGAACTTGCGGATTTCCGAGAGGTAT
This genomic interval from Rhodospirillaceae bacterium contains the following:
- the rpoH gene encoding RNA polymerase sigma factor RpoH gives rise to the protein MATATTTLPALVGENSLGRYLSEIRKFPMLEPTEEFMLAKRWQEHQDPEAAHRMVTSHLRLVAKIAMGYRGYGLPMSEVISEGNVGLMQAVKRFDPERGFRLATYAMWWIRAAIQEYILHSWSLVKLGTTAAQKKLFFNLRRVKGQIKALEEGDMTPENVTEVATRLKVSESDVIDMNRRLMAPDHSLNAPLRIDGEGEWQDWLVDETESQETRVADDQEFGMRKKLLDKAMLTLTPRERKILVERRLKDEPTTLEDLSTEFGISRERVRQIEVRAFDKIQRAIRKQAIDQKLIGEMV